One segment of Olsenella uli DSM 7084 DNA contains the following:
- a CDS encoding helix-turn-helix domain-containing protein, producing the protein MDAKSLSSRISSHRRVLGMTQAALAQMLGVSDKAVSRWERGVGFPDVTLLEPLATALQIDLSELVIGPCEVGACTEDAHTETADAEESNDKGASVEEISKDTPLNQPYVDRVTQSGIALRTDRLSKTSTAPEKRPTLGKRRRLVKAAAYIAAATFTALIAASAAISLRSPSEENVIASNTTAGGFINSEGHDGVPSANTSSSNNSNDKYVSEEDGELAREQQEWRVANHIDTSEDLEWDAVTRDGITAFAAEVKVRNVCQTSCDKTFDPDLVSGITKLRLSEDKAQLQIEIQGTYIDGSHGTCTAIVVGNEAEPYVQELQIRHV; encoded by the coding sequence ATGGACGCAAAGTCGCTCAGCAGCAGGATCTCGAGTCATCGACGCGTACTTGGAATGACACAGGCTGCCTTGGCACAGATGCTTGGCGTAAGTGACAAAGCTGTAAGTAGGTGGGAACGAGGAGTAGGGTTCCCCGACGTTACATTACTTGAACCCTTAGCAACAGCCTTACAAATTGATTTGAGCGAATTAGTTATCGGCCCATGCGAGGTTGGCGCCTGCACCGAGGATGCCCACACTGAAACGGCTGATGCCGAGGAATCTAACGATAAGGGTGCCAGCGTCGAGGAAATCTCGAAAGACACTCCTCTTAATCAACCATACGTAGACAGAGTGACACAGTCAGGCATAGCTTTGCGAACTGATAGGCTATCGAAAACATCAACAGCACCAGAAAAGAGACCGACGCTAGGTAAAAGACGACGTCTCGTCAAAGCTGCTGCATATATTGCAGCAGCTACGTTTACGGCATTAATTGCAGCGTCTGCTGCCATCAGCTTGAGATCTCCATCAGAGGAGAATGTAATCGCATCAAACACGACAGCGGGAGGTTTCATAAACTCCGAGGGGCATGACGGCGTACCGTCAGCAAATACCAGCTCAAGCAACAACTCAAACGATAAATATGTATCCGAAGAAGACGGGGAGCTTGCACGTGAACAACAGGAATGGCGTGTTGCAAATCATATAGACACGAGCGAAGACCTAGAGTGGGATGCCGTCACACGAGATGGTATAACCGCTTTTGCTGCAGAGGTTAAGGTTCGTAATGTCTGTCAGACATCGTGTGATAAAACATTCGATCCTGACCTAGTTTCTGGCATAACAAAGCTGCGCCTCTCTGAGGACAAAGCGCAGCTTCAAATCGAAATTCAGGGAACATATATCGATGGCTCACACGGTACCTGCACGGCGATAGTAGTGGGTAACGAAGCAGAGCCTTACGTGCAGGAGCTACAAATCAGACATGTATAA
- a CDS encoding ATP-binding cassette domain-containing protein — MSRTRFLVRILLRNPIPYALAIILALAFAMPLMFDASGMSYNFDSASARETLQILDEGVSSGAYDTAPAELLAYTNKERELLRSVVSAQSDQERLSYFASYYDVQLKEYDAGYLSADRQDMEFLSTYAHLLSSYDGVQVFGSEQEETALYYFVDAFSWVPGTLWLVPAIATAALCARAIDKDRLAGRLPLPEWRYFFDAWLASSLVAIMVALISLLPCLVSFALRNGLGSPEYPIALFQGGEIVTTTLGAMALKILVLVAASTLFLSSVSCAALVATRRPVVGAALAGVLALSPMVPDLFGTTSPLAGSIRWLPITYLRISDIVGRPMYAIGHDSMPLERLTIFDALVVLVACTVLISVVVLVVRGAMSRIRVQRTISENAHAAAHAQSGIHAKVAAQHALVADGIAVGYRGRMLFPSVNLVLAEGSSIGIIAPNGCGKTTLMRALVGERICLRRGATTANGISCEDAAFRRMALYVPGEGGMLCEGATVREHLELARSAWQSSLDVDDVARECGISGFLDRRVTKLSQGMCQQVTIAMARMAQVRYLLLDEPMNALDPQKTFLLSSLIRQLRANGTCIVMSSHLLDNVDELCDQLILFVHEGPVLVRRDNPSHIVFEETYGMREEGQAASAETEKS; from the coding sequence ATGAGTCGTACCAGGTTCCTCGTTCGCATCCTGCTGAGAAATCCCATTCCTTACGCGCTGGCGATTATCCTTGCACTCGCGTTTGCCATGCCCCTCATGTTCGACGCAAGTGGGATGAGTTACAACTTTGATAGTGCGAGCGCGCGAGAAACCCTGCAAATTCTTGATGAAGGTGTGTCTTCTGGAGCCTACGATACGGCTCCCGCAGAACTGCTGGCATATACCAACAAGGAGCGTGAGCTGCTGCGCAGTGTGGTTTCCGCGCAAAGTGACCAGGAACGTCTAAGCTACTTCGCCAGTTACTATGACGTGCAGCTGAAGGAGTATGACGCAGGTTACCTCTCGGCTGACAGGCAGGATATGGAGTTTCTCTCCACTTACGCTCACCTACTTAGTTCGTACGATGGTGTGCAGGTGTTCGGTTCAGAGCAAGAAGAGACGGCACTTTATTACTTCGTTGATGCTTTCTCGTGGGTACCGGGTACATTGTGGCTTGTCCCTGCCATCGCGACGGCAGCGCTCTGCGCAAGGGCGATAGACAAGGACCGTCTGGCGGGTCGGCTTCCTTTGCCTGAGTGGCGCTACTTCTTCGATGCGTGGTTAGCCTCGTCCCTCGTCGCCATCATGGTGGCTTTAATTTCCCTGCTGCCCTGTCTTGTTTCTTTTGCGCTGCGCAATGGGCTTGGCAGTCCCGAGTATCCCATCGCACTGTTTCAGGGAGGAGAGATCGTCACCACGACCCTAGGTGCTATGGCGCTTAAGATTCTTGTGCTCGTGGCAGCGTCGACCCTTTTCTTGAGCTCTGTGTCCTGCGCAGCCCTTGTTGCTACAAGAAGGCCTGTTGTGGGGGCTGCGTTGGCGGGCGTCCTTGCGCTATCGCCCATGGTTCCTGATCTGTTTGGTACCACCTCGCCTCTTGCGGGCAGTATTCGTTGGCTGCCTATCACATACCTGCGTATTTCGGATATTGTGGGGCGCCCAATGTACGCAATCGGTCACGACAGCATGCCGTTGGAGAGACTGACGATCTTTGATGCGCTCGTGGTGCTGGTAGCGTGTACGGTCCTTATTTCTGTGGTTGTACTCGTAGTGCGCGGCGCGATGTCTCGCATTCGGGTGCAACGAACTATCAGCGAGAATGCCCACGCAGCAGCACATGCGCAATCCGGAATCCATGCAAAAGTTGCTGCACAACACGCGCTTGTGGCAGATGGTATAGCCGTAGGGTATCGTGGCAGGATGCTCTTTCCCAGCGTGAACCTAGTACTAGCAGAAGGCTCGTCAATCGGCATTATCGCGCCGAACGGTTGCGGCAAGACCACCCTCATGCGCGCTCTTGTGGGCGAGAGAATCTGCCTGCGGCGCGGTGCGACAACCGCCAATGGTATCTCTTGTGAGGATGCGGCATTCAGGCGCATGGCACTCTATGTTCCCGGTGAGGGCGGTATGCTCTGCGAAGGGGCAACGGTACGGGAGCACCTCGAGCTTGCGAGAAGCGCCTGGCAATCGTCGCTGGATGTCGATGATGTTGCTCGCGAGTGCGGGATCTCGGGCTTTCTCGACCGTCGTGTCACGAAGCTCTCTCAGGGCATGTGCCAGCAGGTGACGATTGCCATGGCGCGTATGGCGCAGGTACGCTATCTGCTGCTTGATGAGCCCATGAATGCACTCGACCCACAAAAGACTTTTCTGCTCTCGAGCCTCATCCGGCAACTACGTGCCAATGGCACCTGTATTGTTATGTCCTCGCACTTGCTTGATAACGTGGACGAGCTTTGCGACCAGCTCATTCTCTTCGTTCATGAAGGCCCGGTGCTCGTGAGGCGGGACAACCCTTCACACATCGTGTTTGAGGAGACATACGGGATGAGAGAGGAGGGACAAGCAGCTAGTGCGGAAACTGAAAAAAGTTGA
- the aspS gene encoding aspartate--tRNA ligase: MDSHSMHTHTCGELRREDIGREVALTGWVWHRRDHGGLIFVDLRDRAGVTQVSFDPEHSGGIAFHTAETIRSEWPIKVVGTVRERPEGQANEKLATGQIEVLVSEIEVLNTARTPAFQIEDHVDAAEDVRLRYRYLDIRRPKMMANLRLRSDFTFAIRQALHDRAFMEVETPALFKSTPEGARDFLVPSRTQPGHFYALPQSPQLLKQLLMVGGVERYYQVAKCFRDEDLRADRQPEFTQVDVEMSFVEQDDVMAALEDVLAEAFSKVGVQMQLPLRRLPYWEAMDTYGTDKPDTRFGMELHDVTQIFSSSKFKLFSSAATDPKTYVKAINAKGAGKWPRAQIDKLADVASAFGARGLAYIAFREDGSVTSPIVKFFSDEEMAALRAEMDVEPGDLVMFAVEGRLAADEILGGMRSHMADALGLVREGHDFLWVVDFPLFHWDEDRGAYAAEHQPFTQPMEADVELLDADPLSVGSHTYDFVMDGFEAGGGGMRIHDADLQMRILEKLGFTEERAREQFGFLMEALKFGAPPMGGFALGLDRVCMLLAGSDSIREVMAFPKTSSGSDLMSDAPGEVSGRQLKEVSLRLL; the protein is encoded by the coding sequence ATGGATTCCCACAGCATGCATACCCATACCTGTGGCGAGCTGCGACGCGAGGACATCGGGCGCGAGGTTGCACTTACCGGTTGGGTATGGCATCGCCGCGACCACGGTGGCCTGATCTTCGTCGACCTGCGCGACCGTGCGGGCGTCACGCAGGTCTCCTTCGACCCCGAGCATTCCGGTGGCATCGCGTTCCACACGGCGGAGACCATCCGCTCGGAGTGGCCCATCAAGGTCGTGGGCACCGTGCGCGAGCGCCCCGAGGGGCAGGCCAACGAAAAGCTCGCCACGGGTCAGATCGAGGTGCTTGTCTCGGAGATCGAGGTGCTCAACACCGCAAGGACCCCCGCCTTCCAGATCGAGGACCATGTGGACGCCGCCGAGGACGTGCGTCTTCGCTATCGCTATCTGGACATTCGTCGCCCCAAGATGATGGCGAACCTCAGGCTGCGCTCCGACTTCACCTTCGCCATCCGCCAGGCCCTCCACGACCGTGCGTTCATGGAGGTGGAGACGCCAGCCCTCTTCAAGTCCACGCCCGAGGGCGCCCGCGACTTCCTGGTGCCGAGCCGCACGCAGCCAGGTCACTTCTATGCGCTGCCGCAGTCTCCGCAGCTGCTCAAGCAGCTGCTCATGGTGGGTGGCGTCGAGCGCTACTACCAGGTCGCCAAGTGCTTCCGCGACGAGGACCTGAGGGCCGACCGACAGCCCGAGTTCACGCAGGTGGACGTCGAGATGAGCTTCGTCGAGCAGGACGACGTCATGGCCGCGCTCGAGGACGTCCTCGCCGAGGCCTTCTCCAAGGTGGGCGTCCAGATGCAGCTGCCCCTGCGCCGCCTGCCGTACTGGGAGGCCATGGACACCTACGGCACCGACAAGCCCGACACCCGCTTCGGCATGGAGCTCCATGACGTGACGCAGATCTTCTCGTCGTCCAAGTTCAAGCTCTTCTCCAGCGCCGCCACCGATCCCAAGACCTACGTCAAGGCCATCAACGCAAAGGGCGCCGGCAAGTGGCCCCGCGCCCAGATCGACAAGCTGGCGGACGTCGCGTCTGCCTTCGGCGCGAGGGGCCTGGCCTACATCGCCTTCAGAGAGGACGGCAGCGTCACGAGCCCCATCGTCAAGTTCTTCTCGGACGAGGAGATGGCGGCCCTGAGGGCCGAGATGGACGTCGAGCCAGGTGACCTGGTGATGTTTGCCGTCGAGGGCCGCCTTGCGGCCGACGAGATCCTGGGCGGCATGCGCAGCCACATGGCCGATGCGCTCGGTCTCGTGCGGGAGGGGCACGACTTCCTGTGGGTGGTGGACTTCCCGCTCTTCCACTGGGACGAGGATCGCGGTGCCTATGCCGCCGAGCACCAGCCCTTCACCCAGCCGATGGAGGCGGACGTCGAGCTCCTGGACGCAGACCCGCTCTCCGTGGGCTCTCACACCTACGACTTCGTGATGGACGGCTTCGAGGCGGGCGGCGGCGGCATGCGCATCCACGATGCCGACCTGCAGATGCGCATCCTGGAGAAGCTGGGCTTCACCGAGGAGCGCGCACGGGAGCAGTTCGGCTTCCTCATGGAGGCCCTGAAGTTCGGTGCGCCCCCCATGGGCGGCTTCGCGCTGGGACTCGATCGCGTGTGCATGCTGCTTGCGGGATCGGACTCCATCCGCGAGGTCATGGCGTTCCCCAAGACCTCGAGCGGCTCGGACCTGATGAGCGACGCGCCGGGCGAGGTGTCCGGTCGCCAGCTCAAGGAGGTCTCGCTCCGCTTGCTGTAG
- a CDS encoding efflux RND transporter periplasmic adaptor subunit encodes MAAHDDLASTGNTSPVARKHAGPTPPIPVLERASSAPDAATADAGGTGTAVTGGTTAPTEAILTDGAVAPDDATSVALRNMERRRRARRRKRLIRVAIVVGTIVALVAGTAIVNMLNAAGAGGGGPATAVVTRGDLTSSVSASGKAEPISSTVVTPEVDGIIENLQVAEGTTVNAGDVLFTLRNDSLDKAVREASQQVRSAEVGVSGAQASLDSARSNYNTALNAWNSAPDGETQATLTDPDTLYDAVVSAQSSLEAAQVTLQGAREAYDEAVATAGKRTVKAPISGSVVAVGAVAGASTASSAAPSQQGSNTPLVQIADVSQMTVTAQVNEVDISKLAVDQTATVTFSALPGTTMDARITHIATVATSGAEGGAGVVTYSVELLIPNPDPSLKPGMTASATIVTQSVTDALIAPVAALSTHDDGTTTVDVVTYAADGSSIESVETREVTVVAQNSNDAAVEGLSEGDVLMLPSTDGATGIGPLSEGSAGGSSDTAGAGR; translated from the coding sequence ATGGCAGCTCACGACGACCTGGCCAGCACCGGAAACACATCCCCCGTCGCCCGGAAGCACGCAGGGCCGACCCCGCCCATCCCGGTGCTCGAGCGCGCCTCATCCGCACCCGATGCGGCCACCGCAGACGCGGGCGGCACAGGCACGGCCGTCACGGGCGGCACGACCGCCCCGACCGAGGCGATCCTCACGGACGGTGCCGTCGCTCCCGACGACGCCACCTCGGTGGCCCTGCGCAACATGGAGCGGCGTCGGCGCGCACGGCGGCGCAAGCGTCTCATACGGGTCGCCATCGTCGTGGGCACCATCGTGGCGCTGGTGGCCGGCACGGCGATCGTGAACATGTTGAACGCGGCGGGCGCCGGCGGCGGAGGGCCGGCGACGGCTGTCGTCACCCGTGGGGACCTCACGAGCTCGGTCAGCGCGTCAGGCAAGGCGGAGCCCATCTCGTCCACGGTCGTGACGCCCGAGGTCGACGGCATCATCGAGAACCTCCAGGTCGCCGAAGGCACCACCGTGAACGCCGGCGACGTGCTCTTCACGCTGAGAAACGACTCCCTCGACAAGGCGGTGCGCGAGGCCAGCCAGCAGGTGAGATCGGCGGAGGTGGGGGTCAGCGGCGCCCAGGCCTCCCTCGACAGCGCGAGGTCGAACTACAACACCGCGCTCAACGCCTGGAACAGCGCCCCTGACGGGGAGACGCAGGCCACCCTGACCGATCCTGACACCCTCTACGACGCCGTGGTGTCGGCCCAGTCCTCGCTCGAGGCCGCCCAGGTCACGCTCCAGGGCGCACGCGAGGCCTACGACGAGGCCGTCGCCACAGCCGGCAAGCGTACCGTCAAGGCACCCATCTCGGGGAGCGTCGTGGCCGTCGGAGCCGTCGCGGGCGCCTCGACTGCCAGCAGCGCCGCGCCGTCCCAGCAGGGCTCGAACACGCCCTTGGTGCAGATAGCCGACGTCTCGCAGATGACCGTCACAGCCCAGGTGAACGAGGTCGACATCTCAAAGCTTGCCGTGGACCAGACGGCGACCGTGACCTTCTCGGCACTGCCGGGGACCACTATGGACGCACGCATCACGCACATCGCCACCGTTGCTACGAGCGGCGCGGAGGGAGGCGCCGGCGTGGTGACCTACTCCGTGGAGCTCCTCATCCCCAACCCGGACCCCAGCCTCAAGCCGGGCATGACGGCCAGCGCCACCATCGTCACGCAGAGCGTGACGGATGCCCTCATCGCCCCCGTGGCCGCCCTCTCCACCCACGATGACGGGACCACCACCGTCGACGTCGTCACCTACGCCGCGGACGGCAGCTCCATCGAGTCCGTGGAGACCAGGGAGGTCACCGTCGTGGCCCAGAACTCCAATGATGCCGCAGTGGAAGGGCTCTCCGAGGGTGACGTGCTCATGCTCCCCTCGACCGACGGTGCCACGGGGATCGGGCCCCTGAGCGAAGGGTCTGCGGGCGGCTCCTCGGACACCGCAGGCGCGGGGCGCTAG
- a CDS encoding ABC transporter ATP-binding protein, with protein sequence MAAVLEVTDVHRIYETEAGLTHALKGVSLAVERGEFLCIMGPSGSGKSTMMNILGCLDTPTSGSYRLEGIDVSTLDDDELAEIRATRIGFVFQSFNLLPRSTVLRNVMLPLIYSDCPVSEREARAVRALTSVSLPEQYFEHKSNELSGGQMQRVAIARALVSDPALILADEPTGNLDSATGEMVLSTFRRLRGEGKTIVLITHDPEVANWADRTVHIRDGRLLTDEEERVAVAGSMTGGRGLT encoded by the coding sequence ATGGCAGCCGTCCTCGAGGTCACCGACGTCCACCGCATCTACGAGACGGAGGCCGGCCTCACCCACGCGCTCAAGGGCGTCTCGCTCGCGGTGGAGCGCGGGGAGTTCCTCTGCATCATGGGCCCCTCGGGCTCGGGCAAGTCCACGATGATGAACATCCTGGGCTGCCTGGACACGCCCACCTCGGGCAGCTATCGCCTGGAGGGCATCGACGTCTCGACCCTGGACGACGACGAGCTGGCCGAGATCCGCGCGACCAGGATCGGCTTCGTGTTCCAGTCGTTCAACCTGCTGCCGCGCTCGACGGTGCTGCGCAACGTGATGCTGCCGCTCATCTACTCCGACTGCCCCGTCTCCGAGCGGGAGGCGCGCGCCGTCCGGGCCCTCACGTCGGTCTCCCTGCCCGAGCAGTACTTCGAGCACAAGTCCAACGAGCTCTCGGGCGGGCAGATGCAGCGCGTCGCCATCGCCCGCGCCCTGGTGAGCGACCCCGCCCTGATCCTGGCCGACGAGCCCACCGGAAACCTCGACTCGGCCACCGGCGAGATGGTCCTCTCCACCTTCAGGCGACTGCGCGGCGAGGGAAAGACTATCGTCCTGATCACGCACGACCCAGAGGTTGCCAACTGGGCGGACCGCACCGTGCACATCCGCGACGGGCGGCTGCTCACCGACGAGGAGGAGCGCGTCGCCGTGGCAGGCAGCATGACCGGAGGGAGGGGCCTCACATGA
- a CDS encoding ABC transporter permease, with the protein MRATDLITETWEALDANRGRSLLTVLGIVIGISAVISMTALIGGIKEAMVSSLGLGQARAVYITLYTGGDVTRDDVSLIERSVDGYEFVTGLSQGSATVTTGKKQVSAQVLGVSPEYFSAVDAKPRSGRLINASEAAGMANVCLLDQNGVKELFGDVDADAVGRTIRMGNDDYTIIGVLPSKNASMGGGIAAYVPLSTCMARVTGSQSIDQIVGLAREDVDVEQLVKDTDGWLREHYGIPPETEGYANMDVSGGYVYVYSMKSIADQLDATTMSFQVLMTAVASISLLVGGIGIMNMMLTNVTERIREIGLRKALGARRSDITQQFLLESVCLCLAGGVIGIVFGYLGALALSGLASGLTEGMSVTPQVSLSAVALATGICVVIGVVFGYYPARHAARLDPVESLHFQ; encoded by the coding sequence ATGAGGGCAACGGACCTCATCACGGAGACCTGGGAGGCCCTTGACGCCAACCGGGGGCGCTCTCTGCTCACCGTGCTGGGCATCGTCATAGGCATCAGCGCCGTCATCTCCATGACCGCGCTGATCGGCGGCATCAAGGAGGCCATGGTCAGCAGCCTGGGGCTCGGCCAGGCACGAGCCGTCTACATCACCCTCTACACGGGCGGCGACGTGACCCGGGACGACGTGAGCCTCATCGAGCGCTCAGTCGACGGCTACGAGTTCGTGACGGGCCTCTCGCAGGGCTCGGCCACTGTCACGACCGGGAAGAAGCAGGTCTCTGCGCAGGTGCTGGGAGTCAGTCCGGAGTACTTCTCGGCCGTCGATGCCAAGCCGCGCTCGGGACGCCTGATCAACGCCAGCGAGGCGGCCGGCATGGCCAACGTCTGCCTTCTGGATCAGAACGGCGTCAAGGAGCTCTTCGGCGATGTCGACGCGGACGCAGTGGGCAGGACCATCCGGATGGGAAACGATGACTACACCATCATAGGGGTGCTTCCCTCCAAGAATGCCTCCATGGGAGGCGGCATCGCCGCCTACGTCCCCCTCAGCACCTGCATGGCGCGTGTCACGGGCAGCCAGTCCATCGATCAGATCGTGGGGCTCGCGCGCGAGGACGTTGACGTGGAACAGCTGGTGAAGGACACGGACGGCTGGCTGAGGGAGCACTACGGCATCCCTCCCGAGACCGAGGGCTACGCGAACATGGACGTGAGCGGCGGCTACGTGTACGTCTACTCCATGAAGTCCATCGCCGACCAGCTTGATGCCACGACGATGTCGTTCCAGGTGCTCATGACCGCCGTGGCAAGCATCTCGCTTCTGGTGGGCGGCATCGGCATCATGAACATGATGCTCACCAACGTCACCGAGCGCATACGCGAGATCGGGCTGCGCAAGGCCCTGGGAGCTCGGCGCTCGGACATCACCCAGCAGTTCCTCCTGGAGTCCGTGTGCCTGTGCCTGGCCGGGGGTGTGATAGGCATCGTCTTCGGCTACCTGGGGGCGCTGGCGCTCTCGGGACTCGCATCGGGACTGACCGAGGGCATGAGCGTCACGCCGCAGGTCTCCCTGTCCGCCGTGGCGCTGGCGACGGGCATCTGCGTGGTCATCGGCGTGGTCTTTGGCTACTACCCGGCGCGCCACGCGGCGCGGCTCGATCCGGTGGAATCGCTACACTTCCAATAG
- a CDS encoding HAD family hydrolase: MAYRAAIFDLDGTLLDTLDDLWHAVNFALGQEGEPTRSRDEVRAFLGNGVARLMQLSMPEGSDRERTAQALATFREYYAHHNAEFTAPYPQIPELLHVLAGEGVLRAVVSNKPDAYVQTLVATHFKGLFNAAVGERAGVRRKPAPDALLAVMDELRCAPDNTVYVGDSEVDLQTAKAAGVGCIAVSWGFRDRSFLVGQGATSIADSTEELAEKILL, translated from the coding sequence ATGGCATACAGGGCGGCCATCTTTGACCTTGATGGGACCCTGCTTGACACCCTCGACGACCTCTGGCACGCCGTGAACTTCGCCCTCGGCCAGGAAGGCGAGCCCACACGCAGCCGCGACGAGGTACGGGCGTTTCTGGGCAACGGCGTCGCGCGGCTCATGCAGCTCAGCATGCCCGAGGGCAGCGACCGCGAGCGCACGGCACAGGCACTCGCCACCTTCAGGGAGTACTACGCGCACCACAACGCCGAGTTCACCGCTCCCTACCCTCAGATTCCCGAGCTGTTGCACGTGCTGGCAGGAGAGGGCGTGCTACGCGCCGTGGTCTCCAACAAGCCCGACGCGTACGTGCAGACCCTCGTGGCAACGCACTTCAAGGGGCTCTTCAACGCCGCCGTAGGCGAGCGGGCGGGCGTCCGTCGCAAGCCGGCGCCAGACGCTCTGCTCGCCGTGATGGACGAGCTGCGCTGCGCGCCTGACAACACGGTCTACGTGGGCGACTCCGAGGTGGACCTCCAGACGGCCAAGGCCGCTGGCGTCGGGTGCATTGCCGTGAGCTGGGGGTTCAGGGACCGAAGTTTCCTGGTAGGCCAGGGTGCCACGTCCATTGCAGACTCCACCGAGGAGCTCGCCGAGAAGATCTTGCTCTAG
- a CDS encoding 4Fe-4S dicluster domain-containing protein produces MADTMRGVYTNLTKIRRDVFREVARVCYSLNDNPDGTDEDFDARFDELPFQILPGDVATYRESVFLERAIIGERIRLAMGLSLQGVDRPARISEGFANSEVGDLAYYEPPLINVIKFACNACKDNVYTVTDQCQGCLAHPCREICPKQAISFVDKRAHIDQDLCVQCGMCERTCPYHAIHHHVRPCAAACGMHAIGSDEHGRADIDYEKCVSCGQCLVNCPFGAIADKSQIGQVIWSILAGDEVIAAVAPSFVGQFGGKGNVGKLREAFKRLGFSGVEEVALGADLCTVQEADDFLDEVPDKLPFMGTSCCPAWSVMAKKEFPEHADCISMALTPMTLTARMIRTRHPNAKIVFVGPCAAKKLEAMRRSVRSEVDFVLTFEEMAGMMEARGIDYLALKDDDKSDFDVASADGRNFAVSGGVASAVVNAIHRRYPDREVNVANAEGLEDCRKMMKDAVKGKYPGYLLEGMACPGGCVAGAGTLVNIKKSTGAVHRYAKRSLHENATENAYRMLIPALERGFTKQDEDREVEETRDASLPR; encoded by the coding sequence ATGGCAGATACCATGCGTGGGGTGTACACCAACCTGACCAAGATCCGTCGAGACGTCTTCCGGGAGGTGGCGAGGGTCTGCTATTCGCTCAACGACAATCCCGATGGTACGGACGAGGACTTCGACGCACGCTTCGACGAGCTGCCGTTCCAGATCCTGCCGGGCGATGTGGCAACGTATCGCGAGAGCGTCTTCCTGGAGCGTGCCATCATCGGCGAACGCATACGCCTGGCCATGGGGCTGTCGCTGCAGGGCGTGGACCGACCTGCGCGCATCAGCGAGGGCTTCGCGAACAGCGAGGTCGGCGACCTGGCGTACTACGAGCCCCCTCTGATAAACGTGATCAAGTTCGCCTGCAACGCGTGCAAGGACAACGTGTACACGGTGACGGACCAGTGCCAGGGCTGTCTGGCGCACCCCTGCCGCGAGATCTGCCCCAAGCAGGCCATCAGCTTCGTGGACAAGCGGGCCCACATAGACCAGGACCTGTGCGTTCAGTGCGGCATGTGCGAGAGGACCTGTCCCTACCACGCTATACACCATCACGTGCGACCCTGCGCCGCGGCCTGTGGCATGCACGCCATCGGATCGGACGAGCATGGGCGGGCGGACATCGACTACGAGAAGTGCGTCAGCTGCGGCCAGTGCCTGGTGAACTGCCCGTTTGGGGCCATTGCCGACAAGAGCCAGATCGGCCAGGTCATCTGGTCCATACTGGCCGGTGACGAGGTCATCGCTGCCGTGGCGCCCTCGTTCGTGGGACAGTTTGGCGGCAAGGGCAACGTGGGCAAATTGCGCGAGGCCTTCAAGCGCCTGGGCTTCTCGGGGGTCGAGGAGGTCGCGCTGGGCGCTGACCTCTGCACCGTGCAGGAGGCCGATGACTTCTTGGACGAAGTTCCCGACAAGCTGCCGTTCATGGGGACGAGCTGCTGCCCGGCCTGGTCGGTCATGGCAAAGAAGGAGTTTCCCGAGCATGCAGACTGTATCTCGATGGCACTGACGCCCATGACGCTGACCGCGCGCATGATTCGCACACGGCACCCCAACGCCAAGATCGTCTTCGTGGGGCCCTGCGCGGCCAAGAAGCTCGAGGCCATGCGCAGGAGCGTGCGCTCCGAGGTGGACTTCGTCCTCACCTTCGAGGAGATGGCCGGCATGATGGAGGCCCGGGGCATCGATTACCTGGCCCTCAAGGATGATGACAAGAGCGACTTCGACGTGGCCTCGGCGGATGGGCGCAACTTCGCCGTGTCCGGTGGCGTTGCGAGCGCCGTGGTGAACGCCATCCACCGTCGCTATCCCGATCGCGAGGTCAACGTGGCGAACGCGGAAGGCCTCGAGGACTGCCGCAAGATGATGAAGGACGCTGTCAAGGGAAAGTACCCTGGCTACCTGCTAGAGGGCATGGCCTGCCCGGGTGGTTGCGTCGCAGGTGCCGGTACGCTGGTCAACATCAAGAAGAGCACGGGCGCCGTCCACCGCTACGCCAAGCGCTCCCTGCACGAGAACGCGACCGAGAACGCCTATCGCATGCTGATCCCCGCCTTGGAGAGGGGCTTCACCAAGCAGGACGAGGACCGTGAGGTTGAGGAGACGCGCGACGCGTCTTTGCCCAGGTAA